The nucleotide sequence AATAAAAGCCTTTCTTTACTGTTACAAGGAGATTTTGAAAATGGTCTTCCGCTTTATGAGAGCAGATGGGCATTGCATAAAACTAGCGAAGTTTCCAGCAAGCGTTTCTTCGATAAGCCAACCTGGCTTGGAGAAGAGTCGCTCGATGGCAAAAAAATCCTACTGCATTTTGAGCAAGGACTCGGAGATTTCATTCAGTTTTGCAGATATGTCAAACTAGTTGCAGATTTAGGCGCCAAAGTTATTTTGGAAGTGCCAAGGTCACTTGCTAGTTTAATGAAGAATTTAGAGGATATTTCAGAATTAGTCATTGAGGGCCAAGAGCTGCCATTCTTTGATTACCAATGTCCTCTATTGAGTCTTCCGCTGGCATTTAAAACTAAGCTAAATACAATTCCGAGTCCTAAGGAATATATTACTCTCAATAACCACCACGATAAAACCATTGAATGGAAAATAAAATTAGGTTCAAAGTTAAGGCCACGAGTTGGCCTAGTTTGGAGTGGGAATCCTCATCATAACAATGACCATAATCGCAGTTTATTGTTACGAGATCTTCTTCCGTTCCTACCAAATAAATTTGAATACATAACACTGCAAAAAGAAGTTCGTGAAGTTGATAAATTAACGCTTGATATAAATCCGCATGTTCTGAGTTTTTCTAATGATTTAAATGATTTTCTGGATACTGCAGCATTAATTGACCAGTTAGATTTAGTGATTAGCGTTGATACAAGCGTGGCGCATTTAAGTGGTGCATTGGGAAAAAAAACATTATTGCTGTTACCTTATGTGCCAGATTGGCGATGGTTATTAGACAGGGAGGATAGTCCATGGTACCCGTCAATTAAGCTATATAGACAGCCGGCGATTGGCGACTGGAACAGCGTCTTTGATAAGGTCAAATTCGATTTGAGCTGTACTTGAGATTTTCAGTCTGTATATCAATGATGGGCTATGCATGATTTTATTATTTTCTTAGAAATTATTTGAGGGTTAACGAAGGGTTTGATTAGTTATAAATCGATCCACTATTTCATCTAGACATCAAGTAGAAATAAAAATCCTAAATTAGAATTAAACCTATGTATTTTTCTTACTTGAACTTATGTCCAATATGGCTTAGATGTATTTTTGATAGTTTTAATAAATCACCACGTTAATATGGTGGAGGTTTCTATTTGTAATTGTTGAATTGACTTAATTCATACTCAAGAAGAGGTTGTCTAGTCATATATAAAGCAATAACCAACATTAATTCATTGTAAAGTAGCGATATTAATTTTTACAGCTAGCAAAGATTTTTTGATACTTAGCTTATATCTAATGCGCTACAGTATCAAAAATTGAAGTGTAAAAATTGCTAAGATGAGCTATAAATAATCAGGTATTGAAATTGATAAGTTCACGGCGAACGCTTTCAATGACTGACGTCCAGTCATCATGTGATGGCTGGCTAAATACTTTTGCAGTTGGGTACCAAGATTCTCTTTGCCCATCCGACCATCTCCAATCAACAGAGAACTGGGTTAAAACCCAGACTGGTTTACCCATTGCCCCAGCCATATGAGCAACAGAGGTATCTACGGAAATTACTAAATCAAGATTTTCTATTAATGCAGCGGTGTCAGAGAAATCATTTAATTGATCATCATGGTTGAAAATTTTTGGGCCCAACCAAGAATCCGTTTCTAATTTTTCCAGCTCAGCAACAGCTTCCCCTCCCTTTTGTAAGCTATGGAACTCAAAGTTGACATCTTTAAGTACCGTAAACATTTTCAGGGGGATACTTTTCCGCACTGCATAATCCCAGAGTCCAGGCGTATCTGCTCTGTGCCCACTAGACCAAACTAATCCAATTCTGAATTTTTCCTTGGCGCCTAATTTATTTCTCCAGTGCTGAACTTTTTCGGTTGGCGGCAAAATATACCCAATACCTTTTGGTATTGTATTGATGGTTGTTTTTAATGCCAAAGGTAGACTGAGTAAGGGAATGTGAAAATCAAATTCTGGGGGCTGATCACCCTGTCTAATTAGCTGGTCTACGCCTTCCAGGTTGATGAAAGATGTCAATAAAGGCTCTTGAACTTCAAAAAAAACTTTTGCACCCAAGTTGGCAATCAATTTAATGTATCTACAGAATTGAATCGTATCTCCTAGTCCTTGCTCGGACCAAATTAAGATAGTTTTTCCTTTTAGTGACTCTTGTCCAAGCCATAGGGGTTTTAAATAATGTCGATTTGAATTTTTTTGAAATTCTGTTTTCCATCTCCACTCATAAAAAGTCCAGCCATTCTCATAGTCGCCAAGATGAAGAAGTGTAAGGGACTTGTTCCAATTTGCCGGAATATCATCTGGCTCAATAGCGATTGCTTTGTTATAACTTAGCAATGCTTCATCGAATCTTTTTAATTCATGGAGGGTAAATGCTTTATTCGCCCATGCCTGTGCAAAACTTGGATTTAGGCTCAATGCTTTGTCGTAGTGGGGTAGGGCTTCCTTAAATCTTTTTAACTCATGAAGAGTGGTTCCTATGTTGAACCAACTTTCAGCTAATTCGGGTTGTAATCCTAGAGCCCTTTCGAAACAATCGAGAGCTTGTGCATGGGATTTTAAGTTTGATAAGCTTTTACCGAAATTCAGCCAAGCAGATGGGTTGTTAGGAGTTAAGTCGACTGCTTTTTTATGGTGGGTAATGGACTGCTTATGGCACCCACCATCAGCAAGAGATTTGGCTAGGTTGTATTGAATAGATGCGTCATTGGGATTAATTCGGGCGGCTTTACCTAGCAACTCAGCCGCTTCCTGATATTTTTGTGCTGATGCTCTGATAAGTCCCAAAATACTCAAGGCTGCCAGGTTTTTTGAGTCAACCCTCAATATCCCCTTAAGAATTGAGTCGGCAACACGATGATCGCCTCTTTGAAAGGCCTGCAAAGCTTGTTGAAGCATTAATTGAAGCTGGGGGTTCATATTGTTATTTTTTGAGGCTATCCCGAATTTCTCTCAATAGCAGAATATCCTCTGGTGCTGGAGGGGTTGGTGGCGCATCTATTATTCGTATTTTGTTGACGACTTTCACCATCTGGAAAATGACAAATGCTAGAAGGATAAAGTTAATGGAAATTGTGATGAAGTTTCCATAGGCAAAAATGGGTACCCCAGCCTTTTTGAGGGCATCAAAGGTTCTTGGAACACCCTCAGGGATTCTGCCTAGCACCAAGAACAGGTTGGTAAAGTCAATATGACCCCCCAAAAGGGTGGAAATCACCGGCATCACAATGTCATTGACCAGGGAATCCACAATTTTCCCAAATGCCCCGCCAATGATAACGCCCACTGCTAAATCAACGACATTTCCCTTAACTGCAAAGTCCCGAAATTCCTTTAAAACAGCCATAAATACCTCTCATTTCAAGTGGATTGAGATTAACTCAAAATTAACCCTATAACTTTGATGAATGCCCGATTTTTACTTTAAAATCTCACCTTTAAGTATTTTTACCTATAAATGCTCTTTTCGAGGAATTTTGTAAATGAGTGACAAGCCCAGTATGGATAAGGATCGTCGTAAATGGTTGATCGCTACTTCAGCGGTTGGAGGCGCTGGTGCGGCCGCAGCCCTTTACCCGTTTGTTGATAGTTTTCAGCCTTCTGAGCGTGCTAAAGCCGCTGGAGCTGCCGTCGAAATCGATATTGCTGGTATGCAGCCAGATGAGATGCGCATGGTGGAGTGGCGTGGTAAGCCTGTATGGGTGGTGCGTCGCACCCCTGAGCAGGTTGCCGAGCTTTCCAAGATTGATGCAGAGCTTGCAGATCCTGATTCTTTAAGGGATCCAGCTCAATTTACCCCTCCTTATGCTCAGAATCAATGGCGCTCAATTAAGCCTGAATACATGGTAGTAGTTGGTATTTGCACCCATTTAGGATGCTCGCCTACACCTAAGTTTGAGGCAGGCGCTCAGCCTTCTTTGCCAAATACATGGCAGGGTGGTTTCCTCTGCCCATGTCATGGCTCAACCTTTGATATGGCGGGCCGTGTATTTAAGAACAAACCAGCCCCAGACAATATGGAAGTGCCGCCGCATATGTATTTGAGCGACACCAAAATTCTAGTCGGTGAAGATAAGAAGGCCTAAGGAGAAATAAATGGCATTTCACGAAAAAGAAGTCCCAGCAAACGCATCCGTCGCAGTGAAGATGATGGCTTGGGTTGATTCACGGCTACCTGTCACTGAAGCCTTCAAGCGTCATATGAGCGAGTATTACGCTCCTAAAAACCTGAACTTCTTCTACATTTTTGGTGCGCTAGCGATTGTAGTTTTAGCGATTCAGATCATTACAGGTATTTTCTTGACCATGAACTACAAACCAGATGCTGCTAAGGCGTTTGAGTCAGTTGAATACATCATGCGCGAAGTTCCATTCGGCTGGTTGATTCGGTACATGCACTCGACTGGCGCCTCGATGTTCTTCGTAGTGGTTTACATGCACATGTTCCGTGGTTTGATCTACGGCTCATATCGCAAGCCACGTGAGTTAATTTGGATTTTCGGTTGCGCTATTTTCTTAGCTTTAATGGGTGAGGCGTTCTTCGGTTACCTGCTCCCATGGGGTCAAATGTCCTATTGGGGCGCTCAAGTAATTGTGAACTTATTTTCCGCAATTCCATTGATTGGTCCAGATCTATCTCTTTGGTTACGTGGCGACTACGTAGTTGGTGATGCAACGCTCAACCGCTTCTTTGCATTCCACGTGATTGCTATTCCTTTGG is from Polynucleobacter sp. MG-Unter2-18 and encodes:
- a CDS encoding tetratricopeptide repeat protein, with the translated sequence MNHQLQILLQQAIQAFQSGNFDSADFILKRVLQVDSKNLPALHILGLIRASQSKYKEAANYLALAARLNPNDASIHYNLAKALADSGNDKDALTHHKKAVALAPNNPEAWLSYGKTASNLGRHHDALLSYENALSLKPDYVEALLNKSTSLKELKRYEEAIALAEQALVVDPHLAEAWANKGVALNQLKRYDEAITQYDQALSLKPDYVEAWLSKGNVLNQLKRYDEAITQYDQALSLKPDYVEAWTNKGIALKESKRFEEAITHFDKALTLKPSYAEASWNKSLSLLLQGDFENGLPLYESRWALHKTSEVSSKRFFDKPTWLGEESLDGKKILLHFEQGLGDFIQFCRYVKLVADLGAKVILEVPRSLASLMKNLEDISELVIEGQELPFFDYQCPLLSLPLAFKTKLNTIPSPKEYITLNNHHDKTIEWKIKLGSKLRPRVGLVWSGNPHHNNDHNRSLLLRDLLPFLPNKFEYITLQKEVREVDKLTLDINPHVLSFSNDLNDFLDTAALIDQLDLVISVDTSVAHLSGALGKKTLLLLPYVPDWRWLLDREDSPWYPSIKLYRQPAIGDWNSVFDKVKFDLSCT
- a CDS encoding tetratricopeptide repeat protein, with translation MNPQLQLMLQQALQAFQRGDHRVADSILKGILRVDSKNLAALSILGLIRASAQKYQEAAELLGKAARINPNDASIQYNLAKSLADGGCHKQSITHHKKAVDLTPNNPSAWLNFGKSLSNLKSHAQALDCFERALGLQPELAESWFNIGTTLHELKRFKEALPHYDKALSLNPSFAQAWANKAFTLHELKRFDEALLSYNKAIAIEPDDIPANWNKSLTLLHLGDYENGWTFYEWRWKTEFQKNSNRHYLKPLWLGQESLKGKTILIWSEQGLGDTIQFCRYIKLIANLGAKVFFEVQEPLLTSFINLEGVDQLIRQGDQPPEFDFHIPLLSLPLALKTTINTIPKGIGYILPPTEKVQHWRNKLGAKEKFRIGLVWSSGHRADTPGLWDYAVRKSIPLKMFTVLKDVNFEFHSLQKGGEAVAELEKLETDSWLGPKIFNHDDQLNDFSDTAALIENLDLVISVDTSVAHMAGAMGKPVWVLTQFSVDWRWSDGQRESWYPTAKVFSQPSHDDWTSVIESVRRELINFNT
- the mscL gene encoding large conductance mechanosensitive channel protein MscL, giving the protein MAVLKEFRDFAVKGNVVDLAVGVIIGGAFGKIVDSLVNDIVMPVISTLLGGHIDFTNLFLVLGRIPEGVPRTFDALKKAGVPIFAYGNFITISINFILLAFVIFQMVKVVNKIRIIDAPPTPPAPEDILLLREIRDSLKK
- the petA gene encoding ubiquinol-cytochrome c reductase iron-sulfur subunit yields the protein MSDKPSMDKDRRKWLIATSAVGGAGAAAALYPFVDSFQPSERAKAAGAAVEIDIAGMQPDEMRMVEWRGKPVWVVRRTPEQVAELSKIDAELADPDSLRDPAQFTPPYAQNQWRSIKPEYMVVVGICTHLGCSPTPKFEAGAQPSLPNTWQGGFLCPCHGSTFDMAGRVFKNKPAPDNMEVPPHMYLSDTKILVGEDKKA